Proteins from a genomic interval of Yarrowia lipolytica chromosome 1E, complete sequence:
- a CDS encoding uncharacterized protein (Compare to YALI0E24189g, no similarity) encodes MHNQNLNSSSPQPHNAMNVPPEVLEMILAGQDELTLVALAQTSRYMYQVVAPKLWGVMMPSLSYNHRFVLFEREAHTKLAMFHTQKGPNNFRDKLNRQMRSRDTVHPNGLVHNLVLTTPNFDQKFLDREKYPNVRNVELVVKGCGSMEVVRSLRIMDLYMRENPGVKVAIDAWCHVPISVEHIVQRVFSLDIYEFPEDQVCEQLKLKQLRLTNSDSTKPSLQYLSRLQGLEFLEVPGIAVSRVWLDDETDDNTPTHVALHFPNLTHLRIKCIRTIPVAFLNSIVAPRLTTLELYYHFTHTTSGTKEETRLISQIHPVASVTHLRLADISEPSDLAIVRRYPQCRMVTIVGKPKWSVASIAFNLMHEYLLDRLLWERVEGSVLQTTTFEAQQIEVNKSLHV; translated from the coding sequence ATGCATAATCAGAACCTAAACTCCTCTtccccacaaccacacaacGCCATGAACGTCCCTCCAGAGGTGCTCGAGATGATCCTGGCGGGCCAGGATGAACTCACTCTGGTGGCCCTCGCCCAGACCAGCCGCTACATGTACCAGGTGGTAGCTCCCAAGCTCTGGGGGGTCATGATGCCCTCTCTGAGCTACAACCACCGTTTTGTGTTGTTTGAGCGGGAAGCACACACAAAACTGGCCATGTTCCACACGCAAAAGGGACCCAACAACTTCCGCGACAAGCTCAACCGACAGATGCGATCAAGAGACACGGTTCACCCCAACGGGCTCGTGCACAATCTCGTTCTGACGACCCCCAACTTTGACCAAAAGTTTCTCGACCGCGAAAAGTACCCCAACGTGCGCAATGTCGAGCTGGTGGTCAAGGGCTGTGGCTCCATGGAGGTGGTGCGGTCTCTGCGGATCATGGACTTGTACATGCGGGAGAACCCGGGGGTCAAGGTCGCCATAGACGCATGGTGTCACGTACCAATCTCTGTGGAACACATTGTTCAAAGAGTCTTCTCTCTGGACATTTACGAGTTCCCCGAGGACCAAGTCTGTGAAcagctcaagctcaagcagctccGACTCACCAATAGCGATTCCACCAAGCCCTCCTTGCAATACCTGAGCAGACTTCAGGGTCTGGAGTTTCTGGAAGTTCCTGGTATTGCTGTTTCTCGTGTGTGGTTAGATGACGAAACGGACGATAACACTCCTACTCACGTGGCTCTACACTTCCCCAACCTCACTCATCTTCGAATCAAGTGCATTCGGACCATCCCAGTCGCCTTTCTCAACTCCATTGTTGCTCCTCGACTCACTACTCTCGAGTTGTACTACCATTTCACACATACGACTTCTGGCACCAAAGAAGAAACCCGGTTGATTTCCCAGATTCATCCCGTTGCCTCTGTTACTCATCTTCGGCTTGCTGACATCTCCGAGCCCTCGGACCTCGCGATTGTGCGACGGTACCCCCAGTGTCGTATGGTTACGATAGTGGGCAAGCCCAAGTGGTCCGTGGCATCGATTGCCTTCAATCTGATGCACGAGTACCTGTTGGATCGGCTCCTGTGGGAGCGCGTGGAGGGCTCCGTGCTTCAGACAACCACGTTTGAAGCTCAACAGATAGAGGTCAACAAGAGTCTGCATGTGTAG
- a CDS encoding uncharacterized protein (Compare to YALI0E24167g, weakly similar to uniprot|Q2VQ77 Saccharomyces cerevisiae YPL092w SSU1 Plasma membrane sulfite pump involved in sulfite metabolism and required for efficient sulfite efflux) has product MTTPQPRAMTDLEMAPAPTTSSQETQGKGSNHIASSPDATNDKSRPEMSYLMLRIKYFSPAWFASVMGVGVSGGILYTYPFHARWLEILGEVIWAISLGMLGVFSVLFCARFVLFPKQFMKMLKHPGQSTFLGCIPMAFCTTINMIHNIWGQDGWLACYILWWFNVVMSLATCWGVAVSMFYLHKRTATMLNATMILPIVSVVVCAATGTLFWDNVPHHLQGLQLVVCIMLWANGQCLAFGFVTVYLWRLLSIGMVPPALVISNFLPVGPLGQGSFGILLMSSAAQKYLLRQFPNDALDAEVMGQLTNTASRVVFTQFYEFLGIFIALFLQGFAFFWLFVAFTCLAYTPPKQFAIGWWGLTFPLGTFALGTARMGVELDSLAFRIISGISGVMVCLFTLICVLGSIRDGIIGNKIFLASQDETDPLEQ; this is encoded by the coding sequence ATGACCACACCTCAACCACGAGCAATGACCGACCTCGAAATGGCTCCTGCTCCAACAACGTCGTCCCAGGAGACCCAGGGAAAGGGCTCCAACCACATCGCATCGTCGCCAGACGCAACCAACGACAAGAGCCGGCCAGAAATGTCCTATCTGATGCTGCGTATCAAGTACTTTAGCCCCGCGTGGTTTGCGTCGGTCATGGGCGTGGGCGTGTCCGGAGGCATTCTGTACACGTATCCATTCCACGCGCGATGGCTGGAGATTCTGGGCGAGGTCATCTGGGCCATTTCTTTGGGCATGCTGGGAGTCTTCTCCGTCCTGTTTTGCGCCCGGTTTGTGCTCTTCCCCAAGCAGTTTATGAAAATGCTCAAACACCCCGGCCAATCGACCTTTCTGGGCTGCATCCCCATGGCCTTCTgcaccaccatcaacatGATCCACAACATCTGGGGCCAGGACGGATGGCTTGCATGCTACATTCTCTGGTGGTTCAACGTGGTCATGTCTCTGGCCACTTGCTGGGGAGTCGCCGTGTCCATGTTCTACCTCCACAAACGAACCGCCACCATGCTCAACGCCACCATGATTCTTCCCATCGTGTCTGTGGTCGTCTGTGCCGCTACAGGTACCCTCTTCTGGGATAACGtcccccaccacctccagggcctccagctcgtcgtcTGCATCATGCTCTGGGCCAACGGTCAGTGTCTCGCCTTTGGGTTTGTCACCGTGTACCTCTGGCGTCTATTGTCCATCGGCATGGTCCCCCCGGCTCttgtcatctccaacttttTGCCCGTGGGCCCTCTGGGCCAAGGCTCATTCGGTATTCTGCTCATGTCCAGTGCCGCCCAAAAGTACCTGCTCAGACAGTTCCCCAACGACGCTCTGGATGCAGAGGTGATGGGCCAGCTGACCAACACCGCTAGCCGGGTAGTTTTCACGCAGTTCTACGAGTTCCTCGGCATCTTCATCGCCCTCTTTCTCCAGGGCTttgccttcttctggctctttgTGGCCTTCACGTGCTTGGCCTACACTCCTCCCAAGCAGTTTGCCATTGGTTGGTGGGGCCTGACTTTCCCGCTGGGCACCTTTGCCCTGGGAACCGCCCGAATGGGCGTCGAGCTGGATTCTCTTGCATTCAGAATCATTAGCGGCATTTCGGGCGTCATGGTCTGTCTCTTTACGCTGATTTGTGTTCTCGGCTCCATCCGTGACGGCATTATTGGCAACAAAATCTTCCTGGCCTCCCAGGACGAAACTGATCCTTTGGAGCAGTAA
- a CDS encoding uncharacterized protein (Compare to YALI0E24123g, similar to uniprot|Q00974 Kluyveromyces lactis MNN2 KLLA0B03157g UDP-N-acetylglucosamine transporter (Golgi UDP-GlcNAc transporter)), producing the protein MDHKRQVTQRGGTTDANCGTEVHKESRDTTAMVAASVSIGAMEWVGIATLIFGGCCSNVFTLEAIVKDIPDSGSLITFVQFLFVSIEGLFHFVDFSQPFFLKPSKAPYSRWTVSVLLFFLVSVINNYVWKLHISVPLHIIFRSGGTVITMLLGVIKGKKYTRGQVLSVAILTVGVILATFSQAPNKDSKQKATTTQFVLGIVLLLVAAILSSFQGLFSEVTYSKYGGNWRESLFYTHFLSLPLFAPLASDIIRQFGSVWGAHPRLHFETLGYDLHVSRAFMWLMLNATTQYLCIRGVNKLSGATSALTVGIVLNVRKFVSLLLSVVLFGNSLSSLTILGTVLLFIGAGLYSFEGRKAAERAKLAKADKDK; encoded by the coding sequence ATGGATCATAAGAGGCAAGTGACCCAAAGAGGAGGGACCACAGACGCAAATTGCGGGACAGAAGTGCACAaggagtcacgtgacacaacCGCGATGGTCGCCGCCTCGGTTTCGATAGGTGCGATGGAATGGGTTGGAATTGCAACTTTGATTTTCGGTGGATGTTGTTCCAACGTGTTCACTTTGGAGGCTATTGTCAAGGACATTCCCGATTCGGGGTCACTGATCACGTTTGTTCagtttctgtttgtgtcgatTGAGGGTCTGTTTCACTTTGTGGACTTTTCACAGCCCTTTTTCCTCAAGCCCTCAAAGGCTCCTTACTCGCGATGGACGGTATCTGTGCTGTTGTTTTTCCTCGTTTCGGTTATCAACAACTACGTGTGGAAGCTGCACATTTCGGTGCCCTTGCACATCATTTTCAGGTCTGGAGGAACAGTTATAACCATGTTACTGGGGGTCATCAAGGGAAAGAAGTACACCAGAGGACAAGTATTGTCTGTAGCAATACTGACGGTCGGAGTCATTCTCGCCACCTTCTCGCAGGCACCTAATAAAGACTCAAAGCAGAAGGCTACCACGACGCAGTTTGTGCTTGGAATTGTGCTCCTTCTGGTCGCTGCTATTCTGTCTTCGTTCCAGGGTCTGTTTTCCGAAGTGACATACTCGAAATATGGAGGCAACTGGCGTGAATCCTTGTTCTACACCCATTTCTTGTCTCTGCCACTGTTTGCTCCATTGGCAAGCGATATCATTCGTCAATTTGGCAGTGTATGGGGAGCTCATCCAAGACTCCACTTTGAGACTCTGGGCTACGACTTGCAtgtctccagagccttcaTGTGGCTCATGCTAAATGCGACGACGCAGTATCTGTGCATCCGAGGAGTCAACAAACTGAGCGGAGCCACCTCGGCTCTCACGGTTGGTATTGTGCTCAACGTGCGCAagtttgtgtctctgcTGCTTTCGGTGGTGCTCTTTGGCAACTCGCTGTCCAGTCTAACCATTCTGGGAACCGTGCTGCTGTTCATAGGTGCTGGACTCTACTCTTTTGAGGGACGAAAGGCCGCCGAACGAGCCAAGTtggccaaggccgacaAGGACAAATAA
- a CDS encoding uncharacterized protein (Compare to YALI0E24145g, similar to Saccharomyces cerevisiae YMR010W; ancestral locus Anc_7.112, similar to uniprot|Q03687 Saccharomyces cerevisiae YMR010w): protein MSETAEQLGEKIGDSVGALGAVAAMVATEDMGWPGFLLSYITISNFMGLTLVTSPVTSYGDTLVAIRRKKSSAGFSIDVCGIMLVSSILRVMFWFGRPFELSLLVQSIVMIIMHLFLLKYALQYRPRADERDIELGNMSTAASASAEKTTPPGSDTERVLEFLGLLGPLKATYAAVKHAISPETYRSEHRQQFARSVSSAFKSRGKSLYPDLHTSSSRPFNFWNWSNDDLYWSFLVKFSVWLVILQFLFGSYPIYVDSIGAIGLLIEAVLPLPQIIKNHQRQSVDGFRLSLLVSWLGGDLAKLAYFLSGKAEISSQFIMCSVIQTSLDCFVGVQYLYFQWKNRSKN from the coding sequence ATGTCGGAAACCGCAGAACAGCTAGGCGAGAAAATCGGCGACTCGGTGGGCGCTCTGGGCGCCGTTGCAGCCATGGTGGCGACCGAGGACATGGGCTGGCCGGGCTTTCTGCTCTCCTACATCACGATCAGCAACTTCATGGGTCTGACGCTGGTGACCTCTCCGGTGACATCCTATGGAGACACACTGGTGGCAATTCGACGCAAAAAGTCGTCGGCGGGCTTCAGTATTGACGTCTGTGGCATCATGCTGGTGTCGTCGATTCTACGTGTCATGTTCTGGTTCGGACGACCGTTTGAGCTCTCTCTACTGGTCCAGTCAATCGTCATGATCATCATGCACCTGTTTCTGCTCAAGTACGCTCTGCAGTACCGACCTCGAGCCGATGAACGCGACATTGAGCTCGGAAACATGAGCACCGCCGCGTCTGCCTCAGCTGAAAAGACCACTCCTCCGGGATCAGACACCGAACGAGTGCTGGAGTTTCTGGGACTCCTGGGACCCCTGAAGGCCACGTACGCAGCCGTGAAGCACGCCATCTCGCCGGAAACCTACCGGTCGGAGCACAGACAGCAGTTTGCTCGATCCGTTTCCTCAGCGTTCAAGTCCAGAGGCAAGTCTCTGTACCCTGACCTGCACACGTCGTCCTCGAGACCGTTCAACTTCTGGAACTGGAGCAACGACGACCTGTACTGGTCCTTCCTTGTCAAGTTTTCCGTGTGGCTAGTCATTTTGCAGTTTCTGTTTGGCTCCTACCCCATCTACGTGGATTCCATTGGAGCCATTGGGCTGCTGATCGAGGCAGTTCTGCCTCTACCCCAAATCATCAAAAACCACCAGCGACAGAGTGTCGATGGGTTCCGACTGTCGCTGCTGGTATCATGGCTAGGAGGAGACTTGGCCAAGCTGGCGTACTTCCTTTCTGGAAAAGCAGAGATCTCGTCGCAGTTCATCATGTGCTCAGTCATCCAGACATCTCTGGACTGCTTTGTCGGCGTCCAGTATCTTTACTTTCAGTGGAAAAACAGATCCAAGAATTAA